The Mus musculus strain C57BL/6J chromosome 2, GRCm38.p6 C57BL/6J genome has a window encoding:
- the Olfr1281 gene encoding olfactory receptor 1281, which translates to MEDSNQTVVSEFIFQGLCTSRQLEIFLLLPFSVLYLVTLVGNLFVVILIIIDHHLHSPMYFLLANLSFVDFCLSSVNTPKLTIDLLKENKTISFGGCMSQILCVHFFGGSEMVLLVTMAYDRYVAICRPLHYSSIMDRQKCIWLVVISWIVGFVHAISQLLLILDLPFCGPRVIDSFFCDIPLVMKLACMNTDTLEILINADSGILATSCFTLLLISYTYILLTVQHRSKDGSSKALSTCTSHIIVVLLFFGPIIFIYLWPVNITWVDKFLAVFYTVITPLLNPAIYTLRNKDIKNAIKKLTNHM; encoded by the coding sequence ATGGAAGACTCTAATCAAACTGTGGTTTCTGAGTTTATTTTTCAGGGACTGTGTACCTCAAGGCAACTTGAGATCTTTCTCTTATTACCATTTTCTGTCCTCTATCTGGTGACTTTGGTAGGAAACCTCTTTGTAGTGATATTGATCATCATTGATCATCATCTCCATTCTCCCATGTACTTCCTGTTAGCTAATCTATCATTTGTTGACTTCTGCCTTTCCTCAGTAAATACACCCAAACTGACCATAGATctcctaaaagaaaataaaaccatttccTTTGGCGGCTGCATGAGCCAGATCCTCTGTGTGCATTTCTTTGGAGGAAGTGAGATGGTGCTTCTTGTAACAATGGCCTATGACCGGTATGTGGCCATCTGCAGGCCACTCCACTACAGCAGCATCATGGACAGACAGAAGTGCATCTGGCTCGTTGTGATATCATGGATTGTTGGATTTGTGCATGCCATTAGTCAGTTGCTCTTGATTTTGGATCTACCATTCTGTGGACCTAGAGTGATAGACAGCTTTTTCTGTGatattcctttggtgatgaaattAGCCTGCATGAATACTGATACTCTGGAAATCCTAATAAATGCTGACAGTGGCATTTTAGCAACTTCTTGTTTCACTCTCTTACTGATATCTTATACTTATATTCTATTAACTGTTCAACATCGCTCTAAAGATGGCTCATCAAAAGCACTATCCACATGCACATCCCATATCATAGTGGTTCTGCTGTTCTTTGGGCCCATCATTTTTATCTATCTGTGGCCAGTAAACATCACTTGGGTGGACAAGTTTCTTGCTGTGTTTTATACAGTCATCACACCTCTCCTGAATCCAGCAATCTATACACtgagaaataaagatattaaaaatgcTATAAAGAAACTGACAAATCACATGTGA